The Ochotona princeps isolate mOchPri1 chromosome 1, mOchPri1.hap1, whole genome shotgun sequence genome has a segment encoding these proteins:
- the LOC105942502 gene encoding cAMP-regulated phosphoprotein 19-like: protein MSVEGPETASTEEQKKMEDKVTSPEQAEEAKLKARYPHLGQKPGGSDFLRKRLQKGQKYFDLGDYNMAKAKMKNKQHPAAAADKAEVTGDHISTPQDLPHRKPSLVASKLAG, encoded by the coding sequence ATGTCCGTGGAAGGCCCCGAGACAGCCTCCACAGAGGagcagaagaaaatggaagataAAGTGACTAGTCCAGAGCAAGCTgaagaagcaaaattaaaagcAAGGTATCCTCATCTGGGACAAAAGCCTGGAGGCTCAGATTTCTTAAGAAAACGACTGCAGAAAgggcaaaaatattttgatttgggGGATTACAACATggcaaaagcaaaaatgaagaacAAGCAACATCCTGCTGCAGCCGCGGATAAAGCGGAGGTCACTGGCGATCACATTTCCACTCCACAGGACCTTCCTCATCGGAAACCCTCCCTTGTTGCTAGCAAGCTGGCTGGCTGA